The following coding sequences are from one Pigmentibacter ruber window:
- a CDS encoding 4-hydroxy-tetrahydrodipicolinate reductase: protein MKIALLGSTGRLGSLVHKELNEEGIATYLVTKKVLESSREFQNFFTQLPEQIIILDVSLPSGTENLIIQLEQLDSENINKLRGIVIGTTGHSITQLEKIKNISKKLPICLVSNFSKGVFLFEQILNAKTSNGMSVCDLARSLGFDLALNEIHHTKKKDIPSGTAVTLASCANLSSEKVSSTRVGDVIGEHTLYFSQDSEMFEIKHSAHSRKLFALGAIQICKNMNAKSPVAGLLSKEGFFTQ from the coding sequence ATGAAAATTGCTTTGTTAGGTTCCACAGGCAGACTGGGTAGTCTAGTCCACAAAGAGTTAAATGAAGAAGGTATTGCTACTTATCTGGTTACAAAAAAGGTTCTTGAGTCTAGCAGAGAATTTCAAAACTTTTTCACTCAACTTCCTGAGCAAATTATTATTCTAGATGTGAGCCTTCCATCAGGAACCGAAAATTTAATTATCCAATTGGAGCAACTTGATTCTGAAAATATTAATAAATTAAGAGGTATTGTTATTGGAACTACAGGCCACTCAATCACCCAGCTTGAAAAAATAAAAAATATTTCAAAAAAACTGCCAATTTGTCTTGTATCTAATTTCTCTAAAGGAGTTTTTCTCTTTGAACAAATTTTGAATGCCAAAACATCAAACGGAATGTCAGTTTGTGACTTAGCACGTTCTCTAGGTTTTGATCTTGCTTTAAACGAAATTCATCATACAAAAAAGAAAGACATACCAAGTGGTACTGCGGTAACTCTTGCAAGCTGTGCAAATTTATCAAGTGAAAAAGTATCATCTACAAGAGTAGGTGACGTGATAGGTGAGCATACCCTTTATTTCAGTCAGGATTCGGAAATGTTTGAAATAAAGCATTCAGCTCACAGTCGAAAGTTATTTGCTTTAGGCGCAATACAGATATGTAAAAACATGAATGCAAAAAGCCCTGTTGCAGGACTTCTTTCCAAAGAAGGATTTTTTACTCAATAA
- a CDS encoding response regulator — protein sequence MSTSNTDKEIQTAFVKNALQKLQEMNGIANVLLREGAKPELTDAFSRASNALKNFAVTCHQNQVADFVAGKIDPHFEAIRLENVKITDELKQNIKDNMSQLKELIQNIAKDEVIIQQVTENIPKEEEQNLYSLLSAIGQLSVWSFHELMNTLAKVQGFTEMLDDIYLQLPEAAKESRENLKTIQNKLIANTSHMTGVINRIRSLRGKTKIVIKEYNIRDVVKNIQDLTQQPPKTLNWSSLHIPSVMVPFDQIIFEQIWVHLWKLLGEWLPPKANAQPKCFGKIELNKNTGDLKYKNKISLYFWYEPYKSEAFDPTSLTYNPQTPQADLAYVYHFTSQIAGRINATIGASKAPFGGTVFSITLPCADVVTSVNETGYQVPQPLHIGKLSEPEKNSKTVLIIDDEKDLRTILSLKVNKMGYNVFVAENITEAINFLDNKKIDLIISDLFIGQESGLDLLKTLKVSDSKIPFIFITGASEDDISKPILDILAKYSKAFLTKPIPTQLLKETLDKFIPK from the coding sequence ATGTCTACTTCAAATACAGACAAAGAAATACAAACTGCATTTGTTAAAAACGCATTACAAAAACTTCAAGAAATGAATGGTATTGCAAATGTTTTGTTACGTGAAGGTGCTAAACCTGAACTCACAGATGCTTTTTCTCGAGCTTCCAATGCATTAAAAAACTTTGCGGTAACGTGCCATCAAAATCAAGTTGCAGATTTTGTAGCAGGAAAAATTGATCCTCACTTCGAAGCAATACGTCTTGAAAATGTTAAAATAACTGATGAGCTTAAACAGAACATAAAAGACAATATGTCACAACTCAAAGAACTTATCCAAAATATTGCTAAAGACGAAGTTATTATTCAACAAGTTACTGAAAATATTCCAAAAGAAGAAGAGCAAAACTTATATTCGTTACTTTCAGCTATTGGACAGTTGAGTGTCTGGAGTTTTCACGAACTCATGAACACATTAGCAAAAGTTCAAGGATTTACAGAAATGCTCGATGATATTTATTTGCAATTACCAGAAGCAGCTAAAGAAAGTCGCGAAAATTTAAAAACAATTCAAAATAAATTAATTGCAAATACATCTCACATGACCGGTGTAATAAATAGAATTCGTTCTTTAAGAGGAAAAACAAAAATTGTTATTAAAGAATACAATATTCGTGATGTGGTAAAAAATATTCAAGATCTTACTCAACAACCACCTAAAACTCTAAATTGGTCTTCCCTACATATACCAAGCGTGATGGTACCTTTCGATCAAATTATTTTTGAACAAATATGGGTACATTTGTGGAAACTCTTAGGGGAATGGCTACCACCAAAAGCAAATGCGCAACCTAAATGTTTTGGAAAAATAGAGTTAAATAAGAATACTGGTGATCTTAAATATAAAAATAAAATATCCCTATATTTTTGGTATGAACCATATAAGTCAGAAGCATTTGATCCAACATCATTAACATATAACCCACAAACTCCACAAGCAGACTTAGCATACGTTTACCATTTTACTTCACAAATTGCTGGAAGAATAAATGCTACTATTGGTGCTTCTAAAGCTCCTTTTGGCGGAACTGTTTTTTCAATTACATTGCCATGTGCAGATGTTGTTACTTCCGTCAATGAAACGGGATATCAAGTGCCACAACCACTCCATATTGGTAAATTAAGTGAACCTGAAAAAAATTCAAAGACTGTATTAATTATTGATGATGAAAAAGATCTTAGAACAATTTTAAGTTTAAAAGTCAATAAAATGGGATATAATGTTTTTGTTGCTGAAAATATTACAGAAGCAATTAATTTTTTAGATAATAAAAAAATAGATTTAATTATTTCTGATCTTTTCATAGGACAAGAAAGTGGATTAGATTTATTGAAAACATTAAAAGTATCAGATTCAAAGATTCCTTTTATTTTTATAACTGGAGCTAGTGAAGATGATATCTCAAAACCAATTCTAGATATTTTAGCTAAATATTCAAAAGCATTTTTAACTAAACCTATTCCAACTCAACTTCTAAAAGAAACACTTGATAAATTTATTCCAAAATAA
- a CDS encoding DUF6588 family protein, whose translation MQKIRISLKNIYAFSVFFNLTAFADNNIDFKFTSSQIPDSDYQNIVKPLINPTRFQFMSAPIPSSGKIIPLGISAGGGLSYFNPPQSMIDSLNKYTDSANNFPSSIIMPRFIGKIGIPFGIDVAINYAKVPQSSIEFYGIGGQFILSNPRIIPISLALRGGYTQISGFAPFDANSTNAELLLGVPLPVLKPYLGGGSNWSNASTSFKIGNATLTKSSSWNEVYGIIGFQIVTVLALDVEAQISSNQTIYNAKISLEI comes from the coding sequence ATGCAAAAAATTCGCATAAGTTTAAAAAATATTTATGCTTTTTCTGTTTTTTTTAATCTAACAGCATTTGCAGACAATAATATAGATTTTAAATTTACTTCATCGCAAATTCCAGATAGTGATTATCAAAACATTGTGAAACCATTAATTAATCCTACAAGATTTCAATTTATGTCTGCTCCCATTCCATCTAGTGGAAAAATTATACCTTTAGGAATATCTGCAGGTGGAGGTTTATCTTACTTTAATCCACCACAATCTATGATTGACTCCTTAAATAAATACACAGATTCAGCAAATAATTTTCCAAGTAGTATAATAATGCCAAGATTTATTGGAAAAATAGGAATTCCTTTTGGAATAGATGTTGCAATTAACTATGCTAAAGTACCACAAAGTTCAATTGAATTTTATGGAATAGGTGGACAATTTATTCTTTCTAACCCAAGAATAATCCCTATTTCATTAGCACTGCGTGGGGGGTATACTCAAATTAGTGGATTTGCTCCTTTTGATGCTAATAGTACAAACGCCGAATTGCTTTTGGGTGTTCCTTTACCAGTTTTAAAGCCATATCTTGGTGGTGGTAGCAATTGGTCAAATGCTTCAACATCTTTCAAAATTGGAAATGCAACTTTAACAAAAAGTTCTTCATGGAATGAAGTTTATGGCATTATTGGATTTCAAATTGTTACTGTATTAGCTTTAGATGTAGAAGCACAAATTTCATCAAATCAAACTATTTATAATGCAAAAATATCTTTAGAAATTTAA